The DNA segment CAGGCGGCGTTCGAGGAGAAAAGAAAGCGGCCTTATTCGCCGGAGAACGTTGGCCAGCGGCTCGCCCGCGGGCTTTAGTGGGTCATGGCGTATAACACGTAGTTCGTCCCCATCCGGATGGCTTCAGATGACAGGCGCTCCGGGTAATCGGGATCGTCGGCGAACTCCCAGCCGTCGCCTACGTCCATGTTGAAGCAGATCGCTATCATCATGCGGCCGCGGGAATCCAGGATTGCCCGCCAGTGCGGTTCCGTGCCGCCGCGTTCGATGCCGGACCCGTGCACCACGTTGGCGCCCGGCACGCGCACCCGCTCCTGCATGTCGAACAGTACGTGAAACGGTGGGGC comes from the Clostridia bacterium genome and includes:
- a CDS encoding DUF4159 domain-containing protein: APPFHVLFDMQERVRVPGANVVHGSGIERGGTEPHWRAILDSRGRMMIAICFNMDVGDGWEFADDPDYPERLSSEAIRMGTNYVLYAMTH